The DNA segment tttatatcacacaaaaatagcactcaaaaactaaaatgaccaaaatagcattttatcttttgaaaaatttaaatttttttatttttcaaaatttgaaatcttatccccaaaactccacttctcaactctaaaccctaaaacctgaactctaaaccctaaaccctaaactctaaaccctaaaccccaccccttgagtgctatttttgtgacttttggcattgagtgctagtttgagaacaaaaacttgatttagtgctattttggtatttttctcatatttatatacatagaacatttcttttctttttttgtgacaCATACATAGaacatttctaaaatatatatttttcgtgTATAAGAAAAATCATATATGCATCAAAAGGTTggttttgttataaattaaatcAACCAATTCATAGaaatattcataattttttatttaaccaaaaaaattgtttgttttcATAGTTCAAAAACTTAATAACTAACCACCCAATTTGTTACTAACTATCAACCTTTGATAAGTCGGAATTCATATAAATGTCAGTTTTGATATTGTAATTTAATACCTAACAAAAACTAATGGTagatatattttcaataaaaatgaTCCTATTTCAGTTTTGGCTAAAGTTTTTACTAATAATAAGagcaaataaaacaaaactatcttatttaaattttataactttaaacataaaaataaaattaggcGAGATGACTTAAATAAATGTATTATCCTACTTCgatataaatatagtaatacgATATTTTTGATCCTtcttaaagatttcagatttatttaaaagaacataggttatttagtaaaaaaatatatcatattaaatttaaaataactgtACATGTGAAATTAACAGAtcaaaaactaaatgttatgagtattgaaaattatatataatcgGATTAAACTTTGATTATATTtgataacataaaatatattctCGCCTTCTAttaatagatataaaaatttaaaaaacgttAAACGagaaataaaactgaaaatgataattctatttaaattaaaataatattatgttttgtgCGGGTAAAAATTCTCGCCTAAAATTGTAATCATCTAATATACCAACTAAAAAATAGTTCATGTAAacattagttatatataaaattaaaaatttagataaaTAAGAAAGGTTATTGTCAAAAAATTAATCTCGCGCTTTCAAAACCCTAATAAAAATCTTGTAGTAAGGTAAAAAGTCTGATTTTTGCATCATAGTATGGTAAAAAAATCTACAGAAAAGGGCCAAATCAAAGAAAACAACAGAGGAGTTTGGGACTAAGATGACGTCAGCACTGATACATTAAGATAACAAAACTGATCACTTCCCCCTCGTTTCTCTCTTTGCATACCAACAGAACCTAATCACTTGGCATCTCCTCCTTCTAATCCTCAACCCTAATTTGACCTTTGAAACTATCGGTAATGGCAGATCAGAGCAAGAACAACACTCCTGAGATCTTCGAGCTCAACAATGGATCAATGCATGTCAAGATCTCAAATTATGGTGCCACCATCACCTCCTTGTTTGTCCCGGACAAGAACGGTTCGTTCTCATCTCTATATTCATCCGTTTTATATGTTTTCCTTTTCTCCACATCCGAATCAATCATCTGATGGTCGAGTTTGATTTTTTGAACAATTGAAAAGGGAAATCGGCTGATGTAGTTCTCGGATTCGACTCCGTGGATCCGTACGTGGTAAATTCACCTAACTCTTTTATTGATCTTGACAAGGTTTCAGTGGATATAATAAACAAAGGAGTTCTTATTAATGGCTTTGGATGTATCTGGTTTCAAACTCCACCCATGTGATTTCTATGGTCTGAATTTGTGAATAAAGTATTTATAAggaagtgttacaaaaaaaaagaagaagaagaatttaTCAGGAACAACAACAGATGTGTCTGGAATTCTTAGCATGCATAGTGTCTGAATCATTTtgttaagaaatatatatatatatgttcaggTTTTGTAgtgaatatttttgtttatgataaaaatatctGGATGCTATGACAATGGTAATGTGTATTATATGATTGTTACAGAAAGGGCTTGCACCCTACTTTGGTTGCATAGTTGGTCGTGTAGCCAATCGGATCAAAGAGGGCAAGTTTAGTCTCAATGGAGTCGACTACACTCTTCCCATCAACAAGCCTCCCAACAGCCTCCACGGTATAGAAACCATTCTCTCTTCTTCTGTACGCTTCTATAGCATTTTCTCAAAGTTAATCAGATGTGTGCAACATAAATgctactttttaataaaaagccttagttcaaaaaaaaaaaaaaaaaaaaaaacataaatgctACTCTCTCTATATGTAGGTGGTAGCAAAGGTTTCGATAAGAAGATATGGGACGTTGCTGGACACAAGAAAGACGGTGATAAACCTTTcatcattttcaaatatcacAGCGCCGATGGAGAAGAAGGTTACAtctcattgttatatatatgcGATTCCATAAGCTAAATTATAATCAATGTGTATTGACCCCTTTCACAGGTTACCCCGGTGCGGTTGCTGTCACGGCGACATACACCCTCACGTCAGCGACGACCATGAGACTTGACATGGAGGCCGTTCCTGAGAACAAAGACACTCCCATCAGCTTAGCTCAGCATACATACTGGAACTTAGCGGGTCACGACTCAGGAGACATTCTCGACCACAGGATCCAGATATGGGGGTCTCATGTCACCCCTGTGGATCAGTTCACAGTTCCTACAGGGGAGATATTGCCGGTAAAGGGAACTCCTTTCGATTTCACCGAGGAGAAACGTATAGGCGAGTCTATTGGAGAGGTGGGTTTGGGATACGACCACAACTACGTGTTGGACTGTCCTGATCAAGAGAAGGAGGGGCTGAAACACGCGGCGAAGCTGAGAGACGGTGCGAGCTCGAGGAAACTTGACTTGTGGACCAATGCTCCGGGAATGCAATTTTATACCGGGAACTATGTGAATGGAGTGGTTGGGAAAGGGAATGCGGTTTATGGGAAACATGCAGGTGTGTGCCTTGAGACGCAAGGCTTCCCGAACGCGATTAACCAGCTGAATTTCCCGTCTGTTGTGGTTAAGGCTGGTGAGAAGTACAAGCACACTATGTTGTTTGAGTTTTCAGCTTGAATGAGACTGGTGGTTTTAGATGGATGTTTAAGGTGTTGGATGATTGGAATAAAGGACCGGTTTGATTGGTCCGTAGAACCGGAAAGGGtgattttacttttattttgtcCTGGTTATGGGGAAGCAACAgtaaaccaaactaaaacaaCTTTCTTACAAAAAAGTTCTCTGGCTTTGAATTAGGGGTCTCAAAATGAGCTATAGCTCATGATCTGGCTCAACTCATCTCGTTTTTTCATGAGCACGATCTTTATATTTTAagctcatttaataaatgagttTAATGATCGAGCTTAAATTAGAACACGAGTTATATATCTTTAATGAACATGAGCTGACTCATGAGCTTGTTTATTTTATACTTACAACAATATACaagatattttatataattatatctggataatttcttttttttttatgtaaaaaaagataatttctatatttatcatatttatcttctaaaattaaaatgtaaaaccaaattttcttaaaagataatatctatattaatcatatttatcttctaaaattaaaatgtaaaacataCATATAAGATATTGATGATGAATTGGCTCAAGATTCTCACGAAGAATAGGATTTGGATCATTGGTTTTccttaatttaatttatattaggtgttttttttgtcatgtgttggtttttatttagtatttaatatttatgttttggattttttaatatttaaattttgaacaaTATTATAGAAGTTATTCTatcactattttattttattataattatttttatttagatcaCGAGTTACCTCATTTAACTCATAATCTAAATGATCTGAGTtcgaatttatatattaaaactcaTATGATAAATAAGCTGAGCTAAACTAGCTCATGAAAAAAGTCGAACTCATTATGAGCTGAGCTGAGTTGAGCGAGCTACCTCATTTTGACACCGATTTAGGGGTGGGCATTTTCGAGTTTTTGCTGTTAAAGATTTAACCTCATTGATTCAGATACTCGTAAATTTTGGTTCAAATTCGAAGTTTTGCAGGATTTGGGTTCGTGAAtccatttataaattatatacaaaactgaaaattttgaatatatcttaactttttaaactaaaaaataaacaacaaaaattGAAGTAgtataacaaattaaaattaatatgaaaattaattcgCTTTAGATAGTTGAATAGAGAACCAATATGtatcttttagaattttttgagtagttttattattttcatatatatatatattttgactattttttaatgttttcagctattttggataattctaaATATCttgatattttaagtattttaggaTAATTAATATTCAAGTATATAATTATGATTcagtatttttaaatagtctGAATATTCTAGAATGAGTTGGTTTTATTACGGTTCctcaaatattaaatttttggaTCCATTCAATTTCGAATTCAATactatttttttgggttttggtttaGTTCGTTAGAGGTCCAATATTTTGTCCATAGCTAATG comes from the Brassica rapa cultivar Chiifu-401-42 chromosome A01, CAAS_Brap_v3.01, whole genome shotgun sequence genome and includes:
- the LOC103838909 gene encoding aldose 1-epimerase, whose translation is MADQSKNNTPEIFELNNGSMHVKISNYGATITSLFVPDKNGKSADVVLGFDSVDPYVKGLAPYFGCIVGRVANRIKEGKFSLNGVDYTLPINKPPNSLHGGSKGFDKKIWDVAGHKKDGDKPFIIFKYHSADGEEGYPGAVAVTATYTLTSATTMRLDMEAVPENKDTPISLAQHTYWNLAGHDSGDILDHRIQIWGSHVTPVDQFTVPTGEILPVKGTPFDFTEEKRIGESIGEVGLGYDHNYVLDCPDQEKEGLKHAAKLRDGASSRKLDLWTNAPGMQFYTGNYVNGVVGKGNAVYGKHAGVCLETQGFPNAINQLNFPSVVVKAGEKYKHTMLFEFSA